A genomic region of Corticium candelabrum chromosome 22, ooCorCand1.1, whole genome shotgun sequence contains the following coding sequences:
- the LOC134197601 gene encoding uncharacterized protein LOC134197601, protein MCSSRTCWYAVLSKRPSSFTRDPKPCQHIDPHTITLAACWTVRSQHSGRNSSPLRRQTYRAPSFPMMTFDSSVKRTDFQSSKVHIYENKQVKKEQNCSGYDSSRPRDVYHPDFMDGRPRYFCVTIRNSLQPSYILKAAIRFGAAAEAAEFEKDARHEANVTTAGGLLYPLVFESLGFISSFTLKTLKGICSKHYQSVGYRFLELSRTY, encoded by the coding sequence atgtgctcctccagaacctgttggtacgccgtgctgtccaagcgaccttccagtttcaccagagaccccaaaccatgccaacacatcgatccccacaccatcacactagccgcgtgctggaccgtacgatcacaacattcagggagaaattcctcacctttgcgacgccaaacgtacagagcaccatcgtttcctatgatgacttttgactcatctgtaaaaagaacagatttccagtcatccaaagtccatatATATGAAAACAAGCAGGTCAAAAAAGAACAGAACTGCTCAGGTTATGACTCAAGCAGACCAAGAGACGTATATCATCCAGATTTCATGGATGGTCGACCTAGATATTTCTGTGTTACAATCCGTAACTCGTTACAGCCTTCCTATATATTGAAAGCAGCGATCCGTTTtggtgcagcagcagaagcagcagaatttgaaaaagatgCCAGGCATGAAGCCAATGTTACCACAGCAGGTGGTCTATTGTATCCACTAGTTTTTGAATCTCTGGGCTTTATATCATCTTTCACTCTAAAGACTTTGAAAGGAATATGTTCAAAACATTATCAATCAGTTGGATACCGTTTCCTCGAGCTTTCAAGAACATATTag
- the LOC134197759 gene encoding CMP-N-acetylneuraminate-beta-galactosamide-alpha-2,3-sialyltransferase 1-like: MENDKNNSDRILRLQTHRLQSTHKWLRGLQSFLPPDRSLWIFVGCDTKYPLFSCQSKNDTRGKGLGNVIAVNETHFRHPILQRHWNSCAVVGSSGRLLKTEYGRHIDDHEIVARINYPPIKGYEKHVGSRPSDIHFFGDKLPRCFNESHSEAKLTVFPLPYKRNRENVSFEACEANRELPLYTISSYVFEFAGALIYNYSLAHRPPKMKARQVKKTMPSSGFRSVIFTMMMCKHVDVYGFGLSGDKEEPVHYYEKSTDSTRFRRAHKPNVELELMSHWPNATSSDFYPFFGKLRVFT, translated from the exons ATGGAAAATGATAAGAATAATAGTGACAG AATTCTAAGACTACAAACACATCGTCTTCAAAGTACTCACAAGTGGCTACGAGGCCTTCAATCATTCCTGCCTCCCGACCGTTCTCTATGGATTTTTGTCGGTTGTGATACAAAATACCCTCTGTTTTCCTGTCAATCCAAAAACGATACCCGCGGTAAAGGGCTTGGCAATGTGATTGCTGTCAATGAAACACACTTTCGTCATCCTATCCTTCAGAGACATTGGAACAGTTGCGCGGTCGTTGGCTCATCGGGTCGTTTGCTGAAGACTGAATATGGACGCCACATCGATGATCACGAAATTGTCGCCAGAATCAACTATCCACCAATAAAGGGATACGAAAAACACGTGGGATCCCGACCTTCCGACATCCATTTTTTCGGCGACAAACTGCCAAGATGTTTCAACGAAAGTCACTCTGAAGCCAAGCTGACGGTTTTTCCTCTTCCTTATAAGAGAAACCGAGAAAACGTTTCTTTCGAAGCATGCGAAGCTAACAGGGAATTGCCATTGTATACTATTTCAAGTTACGTTTTTGAATTCGCAGGAGCgctaatttataattattccCTTGCCCACCGTCCTCCCAAAATGAAGGCGCGTCAGGTAAAGAAGACAATGCCATCATCAGGTTTTCGGTCGGTTATTTTTACAATGATGATGTGCAAACACGTTGATGTGTATGGATTTGGACTGAGTGGAGATAAAGAAGAGCCGGTTCATTACTACGAGAAAAGCACAGACAGTACAAGGTTTCGACGGGCTCACAAACCTAATGTTGAATTGGAGCTCATGAGTCATTGGCCAAACGCGACATCGTCCGATTTCTATCCGTTCTTTGGCAAATTACGGGTATTTACATAA